The following coding sequences are from one Rathayibacter sp. VKM Ac-2760 window:
- a CDS encoding long-chain-fatty-acid--CoA ligase gives MSSHPPRPWIRSYADGVPEELELPTGSLVDIVTESAERYPHQVALEFFGRSTSYAQLADEVERAAEGLRRLGVRSGDPVALILPNCPQHVVAFYAVLRLGAVVVEHNPLYTPRELRHQFEDHGARVAIAWDRVVPLVQELPADLGVESVVSVDLTRAMPAPMRAALRLPLKKARESRAALTGRVRGAIEWDALLRRRLDPAHPRPTAEDLAVIQYTSGTTGTPKGAELTHLNLTANAAQSRAWVPTVRRGDCVVYAVLPMFHAYGLTLCLTFAMSMGARLVLFPKFDPDLVLKVVRKHPATFLPAVPPIAERLALRAQEKGVSLQGIEIAISGAMPLDPALVESFEALTGGTLVEGYGLSETSPVLMANPVGPTRRAGTVGLPLPGTDVRIVDPEDPETEVEAGAAGELVVRGPQVFRGYHRKPDETAAAFTADGWFRTGDIARIDDDGFVTIVDRIKELIISGGFNVSPSEVEDVLRRLPAVRDVAVVGLPDARSGEQVAAAVVLEPGAHLDQEEARRVVREALTPYKVPKRIAVVDELPRSMIGKVLRREVKALLLDES, from the coding sequence GTGAGCAGTCACCCGCCCCGCCCCTGGATCCGCAGCTACGCAGACGGCGTTCCGGAGGAGCTGGAGCTCCCCACCGGCTCGCTCGTCGACATCGTGACGGAGTCGGCCGAGCGCTATCCGCACCAGGTCGCCCTCGAGTTCTTCGGCCGCTCGACCAGCTACGCCCAGCTCGCCGACGAGGTGGAGAGGGCCGCGGAGGGGCTGCGCCGGCTCGGCGTCCGCTCGGGCGACCCCGTCGCGCTGATCCTGCCGAACTGCCCGCAGCACGTCGTCGCGTTCTACGCGGTGCTGCGCCTGGGCGCGGTCGTCGTCGAGCACAACCCGCTCTACACGCCGCGCGAGCTGCGCCACCAGTTCGAGGACCACGGCGCGCGGGTCGCGATCGCCTGGGACCGGGTCGTCCCGCTGGTGCAGGAGCTGCCCGCCGACCTCGGCGTCGAGTCGGTCGTCTCCGTCGACCTCACCCGCGCGATGCCGGCGCCGATGCGCGCGGCACTCCGGCTCCCGCTGAAGAAGGCCCGCGAGTCGCGCGCCGCGCTGACCGGCAGGGTCCGCGGCGCGATCGAGTGGGACGCACTGCTGCGCCGCCGACTCGACCCGGCGCACCCCCGCCCGACGGCCGAGGACCTCGCCGTCATCCAGTACACCAGCGGCACCACCGGCACCCCGAAGGGCGCCGAGCTGACCCACCTCAACCTCACCGCGAACGCCGCGCAGTCGCGCGCCTGGGTGCCCACGGTGCGCCGCGGCGACTGCGTCGTCTACGCGGTGCTGCCGATGTTCCACGCCTACGGGCTCACGCTCTGCCTCACCTTCGCGATGAGCATGGGGGCGCGTCTGGTCCTGTTCCCGAAGTTCGATCCGGATCTGGTGCTCAAGGTGGTGCGGAAGCACCCGGCGACCTTCCTCCCCGCGGTGCCGCCGATCGCCGAGCGGCTCGCGCTGCGCGCACAGGAGAAGGGCGTCTCGCTGCAGGGGATCGAGATCGCGATCTCCGGAGCGATGCCGCTCGATCCCGCGCTGGTCGAGTCCTTCGAGGCGCTGACCGGCGGCACCCTCGTCGAGGGCTACGGGCTCTCCGAGACCTCACCCGTGCTGATGGCGAACCCGGTCGGCCCCACGCGGCGGGCCGGCACCGTCGGTCTGCCGCTGCCGGGCACCGACGTGCGCATCGTCGATCCGGAGGACCCGGAGACCGAGGTCGAGGCCGGGGCCGCGGGCGAGCTCGTGGTGCGCGGGCCGCAGGTGTTCCGCGGCTACCACCGCAAGCCCGACGAGACCGCTGCCGCCTTCACCGCCGACGGCTGGTTCCGCACCGGCGACATCGCCCGGATCGACGACGACGGCTTCGTCACGATCGTCGACCGGATCAAGGAGCTGATCATCTCCGGCGGCTTCAACGTCTCGCCGTCCGAGGTGGAGGACGTGCTCCGCCGGCTGCCCGCCGTCCGGGACGTCGCCGTCGTCGGGCTGCCCGACGCGCGCAGCGGCGAGCAGGTCGCCGCGGCGGTCGTGCTCGAGCCCGGCGCGCACCTCGACCAGGAGGAGGCGCGCCGGGTCGTCCGCGAGGCGCTCACGCCCTACAAGGTGCCCAAGCGGATCGCGGTCGTCGACGAACTGCCGCGCAGCATGATCGGCAAGGTGCTGCGGCGCGAGGTGAAGGCGCTGCTCCTCGACGAGAGCTGA
- a CDS encoding LacI family DNA-binding transcriptional regulator — MARPPRLNGAEAAGRATIHDVAAAAGVSRQTVTRAMNGMPGINEATKRRVLDAAEQLSYRPSRFGRGLVTGGEHQLGLVVDDLRNPWSPELASAVLRVAAARGWNVSLADVGLAADSDRMIQALGAQTDAVIGTFGGRAAEWIGRLGSVPVVELDPPGVPLRAAVLLDHSDAVEALADHLAEAGVRHPVLLDVSVGSRPSRRAELLLAAFAAHGLDASVVRAEEPTAQSAAEAAERILARPRLADAIVAFNDLCAIGVLSACRRAGVDVPGDVRVVGIDGLPLGRLLAPTLTTLAVDLDELARHALDLAVAMIAGELPKSGPDVQRTVRHQLVLRESA, encoded by the coding sequence GTGGCTCGACCTCCGCGGCTGAACGGCGCCGAGGCGGCCGGCCGCGCGACGATCCACGACGTCGCGGCCGCCGCCGGCGTCTCCCGCCAGACCGTCACCCGGGCGATGAACGGCATGCCGGGCATCAACGAGGCGACGAAGCGGCGCGTCCTCGACGCCGCCGAGCAGCTCTCCTATCGGCCGTCGCGATTCGGGCGGGGGCTCGTCACCGGCGGGGAGCACCAGCTCGGCCTCGTCGTCGACGACCTGCGCAACCCGTGGTCGCCGGAGCTCGCCTCCGCCGTCCTGCGGGTCGCCGCGGCGCGCGGCTGGAACGTCTCGCTCGCGGACGTCGGTCTCGCCGCCGACTCCGACCGGATGATCCAGGCGCTCGGCGCGCAGACCGACGCCGTGATCGGCACCTTCGGCGGCCGGGCGGCCGAGTGGATCGGGCGGCTCGGCTCCGTGCCGGTCGTGGAGCTGGACCCGCCCGGCGTCCCGCTGCGCGCGGCGGTGCTGCTCGATCACTCCGACGCCGTCGAGGCGCTGGCCGACCATCTCGCCGAAGCGGGAGTGCGGCACCCGGTGCTGCTCGACGTCTCCGTCGGCTCTCGCCCGAGCCGGCGGGCGGAGCTGCTGCTCGCGGCGTTCGCGGCGCACGGTCTCGACGCCTCCGTGGTGCGGGCCGAGGAGCCGACGGCGCAGTCCGCGGCGGAGGCGGCCGAGCGGATCCTCGCCCGGCCGCGGCTCGCCGACGCAATCGTCGCGTTCAACGATCTCTGCGCCATCGGCGTGCTCTCGGCCTGCCGCCGCGCCGGGGTCGACGTGCCCGGCGACGTCCGCGTGGTCGGCATCGACGGCCTGCCGCTCGGCAGGCTGCTCGCGCCGACGCTGACGACGCTCGCCGTCGACCTCGACGAGCTCGCCCGCCACGCGCTCGACCTCGCGGTCGCGATGATCGCGGGCGAGCTGCCGAAGTCGGGCCCGGACGTGCAGCGCACGGTGCGCCACCAGCTGGTGCTCCGCGAGTCGGCTTGA
- a CDS encoding SDR family oxidoreductase → MTRVAVIGAHGKVGQQILHLLYDAGHEAVGVVRNPEHSEDIVRLGGEPLVHDLEHSTAEDFAGRLEGVDALVFTAGAGPDSGPERKRTVDLGASVLSQEAASIAGIRRFVQISAIGVDAALPDDTEEDWRAYVEAKRDADTALRGTDLDWTVLRPGGLTDDEGTGRILLGESVEKGSIPRADVAATVIAVLADPTSIGATWEIVSGDVAIEDAVAKGA, encoded by the coding sequence ATGACACGCGTCGCCGTCATCGGAGCACACGGCAAGGTCGGCCAGCAGATCCTCCATCTGCTGTACGACGCCGGACACGAAGCGGTCGGAGTCGTCCGCAACCCCGAGCACTCGGAGGACATCGTCCGCCTCGGCGGCGAGCCCCTGGTCCACGACCTCGAGCACTCCACCGCGGAGGACTTCGCCGGGCGGCTCGAGGGCGTCGACGCCCTCGTCTTCACGGCCGGTGCCGGCCCCGACTCCGGGCCCGAGCGCAAGCGCACCGTCGACCTCGGCGCCTCCGTGCTGAGTCAGGAGGCGGCCTCGATCGCCGGGATCCGCCGCTTCGTGCAGATCAGCGCGATCGGCGTCGACGCCGCGCTCCCGGACGACACCGAGGAGGACTGGCGCGCCTACGTCGAGGCCAAGCGCGACGCCGACACGGCGCTGCGCGGCACCGACCTCGACTGGACGGTCCTGCGTCCGGGCGGCCTCACCGACGATGAGGGCACCGGCCGGATCCTGCTCGGCGAGAGCGTCGAGAAGGGCAGCATCCCGCGCGCCGACGTGGCCGCGACCGTGATCGCCGTGCTGGCCGACCCCACCTCCATCGGCGCGACCTGGGAGATCGTCTCGGGCGACGTCGCGATCGAGGACGCCGTCGCGAAGGGCGCCTGA
- a CDS encoding ECF transporter S component, translated as MQNNAAQNSAAQNAVRPASPARGSRPRDLRWRVVDIVVASVVAVAAGIVFWAWGIATNVLGVALDFLPGLGGLLGGGWLFAGVLGGLIIRKPGAALYTEMLAAVVSALIGTQWGFTVLLSGLVQGLGAEIVLALFLYRSGRPLVAMLAGAGAGLALAVNDLLGYYAGVDDLFRTVYVVTSLISGAVLAGLLPWFAVRGLAASGALDRFVSGREGRVVEGAGAGAR; from the coding sequence GTGCAGAACAACGCAGCGCAGAACAGCGCAGCACAGAACGCCGTCCGTCCCGCTTCCCCGGCGCGGGGCTCCCGCCCCCGCGACCTCCGCTGGCGAGTCGTCGACATCGTCGTGGCGAGCGTCGTCGCCGTCGCGGCCGGCATCGTCTTCTGGGCCTGGGGCATCGCGACCAACGTCCTCGGCGTCGCCCTCGACTTCCTCCCGGGTCTCGGCGGCCTCCTCGGCGGCGGCTGGCTCTTCGCCGGCGTCCTCGGCGGTCTGATCATCCGCAAGCCCGGCGCGGCGCTCTACACCGAGATGCTCGCCGCCGTCGTCTCCGCCCTGATCGGCACCCAGTGGGGCTTCACGGTCCTGCTCTCCGGGCTGGTCCAGGGCCTCGGCGCCGAGATCGTCCTCGCCCTCTTCCTCTACCGCAGCGGCCGGCCGCTCGTCGCGATGCTCGCCGGAGCCGGCGCGGGCCTGGCCCTCGCCGTCAACGACCTGCTCGGCTACTACGCCGGGGTCGACGACCTCTTCCGCACGGTCTACGTCGTCACCTCCCTGATCTCCGGCGCCGTCCTCGCGGGACTCCTGCCCTGGTTCGCGGTGCGCGGCCTCGCGGCGTCCGGAGCGCTGGACCGCTTCGTCTCCGGACGGGAGGGCCGCGTGGTCGAGGGGGCGGGCGCGGGCGCTCGATGA
- a CDS encoding ATP-binding cassette domain-containing protein, with the protein MSGASIRARGWSWRHAGRATAAVRGLDLEVQPGERVLLLGPSGAGKSTLLHALAGVLGGEEDGADEGELSIDGAPPRERRGVAGLVLQDPDTQAVLARVGDDVGFACENLGVAPAEIPARVRGALDDVGLDVALDRSTSALSGGQKQRLALACVLAMQPRLLLLDEPTANLDPLGVDEVRAAVERITARTGATLLVVEHRVDVWIDLVDRVVVLGADGTVVADGAPRSVIGQAREVLTAAGVWLPGEHPARREESTAPASTALSTTDLDLARPVFGRRRPPLIATGLDLALEAGRVTAVLGPNGAGKSTLALTLAGLLAPAGGEVVASPSVRDGASPHPHRWTSRQLADRVAMVFQEPEHQFLTARVRQELHLGVRDEQERHRADELLERLGLAHLAEANPFTLSGGEKRRLTVASALVRRPAVVVLDEPTFGQDRRTWDVVVDLLAELRDDGRAVLAVTHDEHLVSALADAVLRLGTQKAVTG; encoded by the coding sequence ATGAGCGGCGCGTCGATCCGGGCGCGCGGCTGGAGCTGGCGGCACGCGGGTCGCGCGACCGCAGCCGTGCGGGGGCTCGACCTCGAGGTGCAGCCGGGCGAGCGCGTCCTGCTCCTCGGTCCGTCCGGCGCAGGCAAGAGCACGCTGCTGCACGCGCTGGCCGGTGTCCTCGGCGGCGAGGAGGACGGAGCCGACGAGGGCGAGCTGAGCATCGACGGTGCTCCACCGCGCGAGCGCCGCGGCGTCGCCGGCCTCGTGCTGCAGGACCCGGACACCCAGGCGGTGCTCGCGCGCGTCGGCGACGACGTCGGCTTCGCCTGCGAGAACCTCGGCGTCGCTCCCGCGGAGATCCCGGCCCGCGTGCGCGGAGCGCTGGACGACGTCGGACTCGACGTGGCGCTCGACCGGTCGACCTCGGCACTGTCCGGCGGGCAGAAGCAGCGGCTCGCGCTGGCCTGCGTCCTCGCGATGCAGCCGCGGCTCCTCCTGCTCGACGAGCCGACCGCCAACCTCGATCCGCTCGGCGTCGACGAGGTCCGCGCGGCGGTCGAGCGGATAACCGCGCGCACCGGCGCGACCCTGCTCGTCGTCGAGCACCGCGTCGACGTCTGGATCGACCTCGTCGACCGGGTCGTCGTGCTCGGCGCCGACGGCACGGTCGTCGCCGACGGCGCGCCGCGCTCCGTGATCGGGCAGGCCCGCGAGGTCCTCACCGCCGCCGGCGTCTGGCTCCCGGGGGAGCACCCGGCGCGACGCGAGGAGTCCACCGCACCCGCGTCGACGGCCCTCAGCACCACCGACCTCGATCTCGCCCGTCCCGTCTTCGGCCGCCGCCGCCCGCCGCTGATCGCCACCGGACTCGACCTCGCTCTCGAGGCCGGCCGGGTCACCGCCGTCCTCGGCCCGAACGGCGCCGGCAAGTCGACGCTCGCGCTCACCCTCGCGGGCCTCCTCGCACCGGCCGGGGGAGAGGTCGTCGCCTCGCCGTCCGTCCGCGACGGCGCCTCGCCGCACCCGCACCGCTGGACCTCGCGGCAGCTCGCTGACCGCGTCGCGATGGTGTTCCAGGAGCCCGAGCACCAGTTCCTGACGGCGCGGGTGCGCCAGGAGCTGCACCTGGGGGTCCGCGACGAGCAGGAGCGGCACCGCGCCGACGAGCTGCTCGAGCGCCTCGGCCTGGCCCACCTCGCCGAGGCGAACCCCTTCACGCTCTCCGGCGGCGAGAAGCGCCGGCTCACCGTCGCCTCGGCCCTCGTGCGCCGCCCCGCCGTCGTCGTGCTCGACGAGCCGACCTTCGGGCAGGACCGCCGCACCTGGGACGTCGTCGTCGATCTGCTCGCCGAGCTCCGCGACGACGGCCGCGCCGTGCTCGCGGTGACCCACGACGAGCACCTGGTGTCGGCCCTCGCCGATGCGGTGCTGCGCCTCGGCACGCAGAAGGCGGTGACCGGATGA
- a CDS encoding TIGR03086 family metal-binding protein yields MTHEHEPASPPTELSRWLDLQARAHAAFEVRLDAVVDWTAPTPDTEWDTRALVLHVVREQQRAHTLLSGGDESPIRLEPVAADLRSEWTRVTTLLRAVSREVDPGAELRLGRDTVSALELLQEQVADITVHTWDLARATGAEEAMEEGLVAAVWELFAPQEETLRASGLFAAPVPIGSDAPLQSRLLAVTGRDDRLAA; encoded by the coding sequence ATGACGCACGAGCACGAGCCCGCCTCCCCGCCCACCGAGCTGAGCCGCTGGCTCGACCTGCAGGCCCGCGCGCACGCCGCCTTCGAGGTCCGCCTCGACGCCGTGGTCGACTGGACCGCGCCGACCCCCGACACCGAGTGGGACACCCGCGCCCTCGTCCTGCACGTGGTCCGCGAGCAGCAGCGGGCGCACACCCTGCTCTCCGGCGGCGACGAGTCGCCGATCCGCCTCGAGCCGGTCGCGGCCGACCTGCGCAGCGAGTGGACCCGCGTCACCACGCTCCTGCGCGCGGTCTCCCGCGAGGTCGACCCCGGTGCGGAGCTGCGGCTGGGCCGCGACACCGTCAGCGCGCTGGAGCTGCTGCAGGAGCAGGTGGCCGACATCACCGTGCACACCTGGGACCTGGCCCGGGCGACCGGTGCCGAGGAGGCGATGGAGGAGGGCCTCGTCGCCGCGGTCTGGGAGCTGTTCGCCCCGCAGGAGGAGACCCTGCGCGCGAGCGGGCTGTTCGCGGCGCCCGTGCCGATCGGCTCCGACGCGCCGCTGCAGAGCAGGCTGCTGGCGGTCACCGGGCGGGACGACCGGCTGGCGGCCTGA
- a CDS encoding endonuclease/exonuclease/phosphatase family protein, translating into MSDRPRRRRPARATTIAVASLLLAAFLAFHRVLGDAAGWLSVLETAIPWSGLAVLLLLVGAIAARSRGAGAAVTVLVTVYGVLVLPVALPAPAVRSGSFTVVSQNLGTSEDAGELAARLASREPDVLAFQELDADAREAVGDELAEAYPHSYVVGTVGIWSRTELSNGEPLDLGLDWNRALAVDVDTPLGATRLFVVHLASFRLGDHAERDTMLGGLASTLAEDGSDRRIVVGDFNTATDDHLLAPVLDQAGLVRTSGIGFPATWPALLPVVSLDHALADGVPAATLEVLPPNGSDHRPISLTIGSA; encoded by the coding sequence ATGTCCGACCGACCCCGCCGCCGCCGCCCCGCGCGGGCGACGACGATCGCGGTCGCGAGCCTGCTGCTGGCGGCGTTCCTCGCGTTCCACCGGGTGCTCGGGGACGCGGCCGGCTGGCTCTCGGTGCTGGAGACGGCCATCCCGTGGTCCGGCCTCGCCGTGCTGCTCCTGCTGGTGGGCGCGATCGCCGCGCGATCCCGCGGTGCGGGGGCCGCGGTCACGGTGCTGGTGACGGTCTACGGCGTGCTCGTGCTCCCGGTCGCGCTGCCCGCGCCGGCGGTCCGCTCCGGGTCGTTCACCGTGGTCAGCCAGAACCTCGGCACGAGCGAGGACGCGGGTGAGCTCGCCGCCCGGCTCGCGAGCCGGGAACCGGACGTGCTCGCCTTCCAGGAGCTCGACGCAGACGCGCGGGAGGCGGTCGGCGACGAGCTCGCCGAGGCCTATCCGCACTCCTACGTCGTCGGAACGGTCGGGATCTGGAGCCGCACCGAGCTCTCGAACGGCGAGCCGCTCGATCTCGGGCTCGACTGGAACCGGGCCCTCGCCGTCGACGTCGACACTCCGCTCGGGGCGACGCGCCTCTTCGTGGTGCACCTCGCCTCGTTCCGGCTCGGCGACCACGCCGAGCGCGACACGATGCTCGGCGGGCTCGCCTCGACCCTCGCGGAGGACGGGTCGGACCGCAGGATCGTCGTCGGCGACTTCAACACCGCGACCGACGACCATCTGCTCGCACCGGTGCTCGATCAGGCGGGACTCGTCCGCACCTCGGGCATCGGCTTCCCCGCGACCTGGCCGGCACTGCTCCCCGTGGTCTCGCTCGATCACGCGCTGGCCGACGGGGTCCCCGCCGCGACCCTCGAGGTCCTGCCGCCGAACGGCTCGGACCACCGGCCGATCAGTCTGACGATCGGTTCCGCGTAG
- the dinB gene encoding DNA polymerase IV — MSKQDGTGRQVTTEPFDDPRASILHVDMDAFFASVELLDHPELRGKPVVVGHIGSRSVVTAATYEARKYGINSAMPMAVALRRCPHAIVLEPHMDRYREASRRVMAIFDSFTPLVERLSIDEAFLDVAGARRISGSPWAIGTEIRRRVHAELGLTCSVGVASTKFVAKLASGRSKPDGLLVVPSDGVQAFLDPLPVSALWGVGASTEEALVRRGLRTVADVATTPLASLVSALGEATGRRLHALSNGVDPRPVDTRQIEKSAGHEITFADDVADPELVRRELLRLCDKVAVRMRRSGVRCRTVAVKVRFGDFSTLTRSRTLQEATDVARVLYEASSALLEAANPLRRPVRLIGVRGEQLVEADDVAFSLWSDSDDWRDAELAVDGVSARFGTGAVRPASLLSRSAPESAKGIDISDTLATRNRSSD, encoded by the coding sequence GTGAGCAAGCAGGACGGCACGGGGCGCCAGGTCACGACCGAGCCCTTCGACGACCCGCGCGCGAGCATCCTGCACGTCGACATGGACGCGTTCTTCGCCTCCGTCGAGCTGCTCGATCACCCGGAGCTGCGCGGGAAGCCGGTCGTGGTCGGCCACATCGGCTCGCGCTCCGTCGTCACCGCCGCCACCTACGAGGCGCGCAAGTACGGCATCAACTCGGCGATGCCGATGGCCGTGGCGCTCCGGCGCTGCCCGCACGCGATCGTCCTCGAGCCGCACATGGACCGCTACCGCGAGGCCTCGCGCCGCGTGATGGCGATCTTCGACTCCTTCACCCCGCTCGTCGAGCGCCTCAGCATCGACGAGGCGTTCCTCGACGTCGCCGGAGCGCGGCGGATCTCCGGCTCGCCCTGGGCGATCGGCACCGAGATCCGCCGCCGAGTGCACGCCGAGCTCGGGCTCACCTGCTCGGTCGGCGTCGCGAGCACCAAGTTCGTCGCCAAGCTCGCCTCCGGGCGCTCCAAGCCCGACGGGCTGCTCGTCGTCCCGTCCGACGGCGTGCAGGCCTTCCTCGACCCGCTGCCCGTGAGCGCGCTCTGGGGAGTCGGGGCGAGCACGGAGGAGGCACTGGTGCGGCGCGGGCTGCGGACGGTGGCGGACGTCGCGACCACTCCGCTCGCCTCGCTCGTCTCGGCCCTCGGCGAGGCCACCGGTCGCCGCCTGCACGCGCTCTCCAACGGTGTCGACCCCCGGCCGGTCGACACCCGCCAGATCGAGAAGAGCGCGGGCCACGAGATCACCTTCGCCGACGACGTCGCCGACCCCGAGCTGGTCCGCCGCGAGCTGCTGCGGCTCTGCGACAAGGTCGCCGTGCGGATGCGCCGATCCGGCGTCCGCTGCCGGACCGTCGCCGTGAAGGTCCGCTTCGGCGACTTCAGCACGCTCACCCGCTCGCGCACGCTGCAGGAGGCGACCGACGTCGCGCGCGTGCTCTACGAGGCGTCCTCCGCGCTCCTCGAGGCGGCGAATCCGCTCCGCCGCCCGGTCCGTCTGATTGGCGTGCGGGGCGAGCAGTTGGTCGAGGCCGACGACGTCGCGTTCTCGCTCTGGAGCGACTCCGACGACTGGCGCGACGCGGAGCTCGCGGTCGACGGCGTCTCGGCCCGCTTCGGCACGGGGGCGGTGCGGCCGGCGTCGCTGCTGTCGCGCTCCGCGCCCGAGTCGGCGAAGGGCATCGACATCAGCGACACGCTCGCTACGCGGAACCGATCGTCAGACTGA
- a CDS encoding DUF3592 domain-containing protein yields MSWSVVLVLAALLVVLLQVLLWRRRFRIRRELLSYGTRVPGRVVAPDPGRGDAAAARELGRLLIAYRLADGEVRHAVKTPQKRGDAWMAGEPVAVIYDPRRPNDAERLIVGFGRTKKTWFSARPQR; encoded by the coding sequence ATGTCGTGGTCGGTGGTTCTCGTCCTGGCAGCGCTGCTGGTGGTCCTGCTCCAGGTGCTGCTCTGGCGGCGGCGGTTCCGCATCCGCCGCGAGCTGCTCAGCTACGGGACGCGCGTGCCCGGTCGGGTCGTCGCGCCGGATCCGGGTCGCGGCGACGCCGCGGCCGCGCGCGAGCTCGGGCGGCTGCTCATCGCCTACCGGCTCGCCGACGGCGAGGTGCGGCACGCGGTGAAGACGCCGCAGAAGCGCGGCGACGCCTGGATGGCGGGCGAGCCGGTCGCGGTGATCTACGACCCGCGCCGCCCGAACGACGCCGAGCGGCTCATCGTCGGCTTCGGCCGCACGAAGAAGACCTGGTTCTCGGCGCGGCCCCAGCGCTGA
- a CDS encoding energy-coupling factor transporter transmembrane component T, translating into MTLLDAVPARGRIARANPVAKLVASLVIAVVLVLTVDVVSAATALALELLVLPFAGLRLGDLVRRTAPIWIAAPLAGVTTVLYGRDSGSVLAQFLFVSVTEGSLALGAAIALRVLAIGLPSVVLIATTDPTDLADGLAQILRLPARFVLGGLAAMRLVGLLTDDWRTLAMARRARGLADGRGPISALRSLGARSFSLLVLAIRRGSRLATAMEAKGFGADTPRTWARESRFGAGDVLLVLGGAGIAAIAVTAAVLAGSWSFVLHA; encoded by the coding sequence ATGACCCTCCTCGACGCGGTTCCCGCCCGCGGGCGGATCGCCCGGGCGAATCCGGTGGCGAAGCTGGTCGCCAGCCTCGTCATCGCGGTCGTCCTGGTGCTCACGGTCGACGTGGTGTCGGCCGCGACGGCCCTCGCCCTCGAGCTCCTCGTGCTGCCCTTCGCCGGGCTGCGGCTCGGCGACCTGGTGCGGCGGACGGCGCCGATCTGGATCGCGGCGCCGCTCGCGGGCGTCACGACCGTGCTCTACGGGCGGGACAGCGGGAGCGTGCTCGCGCAGTTCCTCTTCGTCTCGGTGACGGAGGGGTCGCTCGCGCTCGGCGCGGCGATCGCGCTGCGCGTGCTCGCGATCGGCCTGCCGAGCGTGGTGCTGATCGCGACGACCGATCCGACCGATCTGGCCGACGGTCTCGCTCAGATCCTGCGGCTGCCGGCGCGCTTCGTCCTCGGCGGACTCGCCGCGATGCGCCTGGTCGGCCTGCTGACCGACGACTGGCGCACGCTCGCGATGGCGCGCCGGGCTCGCGGCCTGGCCGACGGGCGCGGCCCGATCAGCGCGCTGAGGAGCCTCGGCGCCCGGAGCTTCTCGCTGCTGGTGCTGGCGATCCGGCGCGGCAGCCGCCTGGCGACCGCGATGGAGGCGAAGGGCTTCGGCGCGGACACCCCGCGGACCTGGGCGCGCGAGTCGCGCTTCGGTGCGGGCGACGTCCTCCTCGTGCTCGGTGGCGCCGGCATCGCCGCGATCGCGGTCACCGCCGCCGTGCTCGCCGGTTCCTGGAGCTTCGTGCTGCATGCCTGA